In the Arachis stenosperma cultivar V10309 chromosome 8, arast.V10309.gnm1.PFL2, whole genome shotgun sequence genome, CCAGGGATCGGAATCAGcggaataaaaaaaatccataaTTCATAAATTCGGAAAGACAAGTAGTAATCAACACTGGCAATACATACATACCTCCGGAGCCATCCATCGATAAGTTCCAGTTTCTGCAGTCATCACCCCGGATTGATTGTTCACTCTAGCCACCCCAAAATCAGCAACCTTAACTACCTGTTAGTTTTTCTTACAATATAAGATCATTCTCTGCTTCGGTATTCATGATATTGGAGTTTGAAGTTATTACTACCTAACGAGAATAATTAACAATTATGTAGTATACAATTTGACAACATTAACTAAGAAATCATAGATAGACAGTAAGGTCTAAATTAATGTAGAAGATATAAGAACTTAATTACCCCTTTATCATCCATCAAGAGATTAGCTGTTTTGAGGTCTCGATGTATGATATCATTCtgatgcaaatatttcattccTTCTGAAACCTCAATGGCAACTTTAAGCAACCATGGGAGAGAAAGCGCAGCCTTCTTTATATGAAGAAAGTCATACATACTTCCACCAGACATATattctgaaaaataaaaacagatcACGCATTCAATTGACATTGATATCACAACCATTCTATTGACCTTGCAAACAACGAGCAAACTATAATCCACAATGATAAATTTTACCTGTGACAAGGTAATGGTTAGGGGGTTTTGTACAGGCACCAAAAAATCTCACGACATTTTTATGTTGAATTTTACTGCAGGATTTCAATTCAAGTAAGCCATGTATTCTATGATAAATGTAACTATTCTTATGTTTTGGCTGGTGCACTTCACAcactaaattttcaaaatatgcCTTTGAACGCTAAACATGTCAAACAAGGcaaataatcttttttttttttaacttttctgCTAAAGTTCCTTTTGAAAGTCCTTTTCCCTTGGCAATTGACTTTTACGGAAATGTTATTGAATTCAAAGAAATGAAGGGTGGTGTGGTAAATGTGATGAATAGAATTTGTAATAGAACAAACCTTAGGATATAGATTTCTTGATAAAACTCCCTCTGTATATTTTCATTCAAATGATCGTCCTTAAGAACTTTGATAGCTACATCTTGATTACAGAAAATACCCTTATACCTGTGCCAGTTTGTTAGTTACATACTCACAAACATATCAAgctaaagaaataaaatgataaTACTCACAGATCACTGAAAGATCCAGATGCAATTTTCTTTTCACATCTCAAACATCTTTCATCCCAGACATCATTTCGATTAGTAGCAAAATTTACATGACTAGATATAAATTTGAACCCAGTATTCCCTTGCTCTGCAGTATTAATAGTGCCATTTTCTTTCAACtgaggttgcttctggatttcCGTTTTCCACCCAAAACATAACTTATAAATAAACAGTTTACGTAGATGGGAGAAATACTTAATTTGTTAACTCCGAATTATTAAGTTAATGCTTAATACTAATCTAGAACATTTAAAGCGTCTTGTAGGCATGTATTTCTCCACAAGTTTAATTCAATCAAAGAATAAGAAAATGTCTAACTTTTAATGCGTGAACATGCTAAAATGTATAACCACAAGCAGGACTATAAATACCTACCTCGAGTTTTTGCATTTTCTTTGCTAGTACATGTTTTAATTTCTCTGTCTCCTACAAATTTCAAACATGGAGGATTGTCAAGTAAACTCTGTTACATAGAAATGAGATACAAGTAGCGTTCAATCAGAGTTCATAGAGCTGGTAAgttataaaacttaaaaatactTGTATACACAATTTGATTCAAAGTAGTAGTATTACATAAAACAGATATATATCTTCTTGAGATTAATTTCTGTGCATGTTTTTCAATTCCATAAGCTAAAATTTCCTTCATTATCAGTTACtacaatgaaaaataaaacaaaagggaCAAAATACCTCAACTGCCCAACCACCAACAACAAAAACATCCAGAGAGTATCCATCCAACGTCGAAAAAGCATGTGCTTCTTGAATGTCAAGCCCAGTCTCAGAGATTAAAGAAGTTAACTGCAGTTGCATCGTGCAAGCTTAAACTAAAACAAAAGCAAACAAAACTAAAAACTCTGGTGAATTGTATTGGCTGGTGTGAACAAAACAACCTGGCTGAGGAGTTTTGGCTTGTCATTTGTTGAAATTGTGATTTCATGCACTGGCCTGCATGAATTACTAGGAATGGAAAAGAATAAACAGAACAAAAAGTTTCAAACGATAAACGCTAGTGAGTAAAACAAAAGTAAAGACAATATAAAGAAATATTACCTGGCATAGTGTGCGTAAAAATTGAAATTGTTACTCTTATCTTCAGCTTGTAACTGACTTTTGCATAGATCAAGTTCAAGATTAGCTGATGAAGCAAAGGCTGGGGGTGGATGGAAGCTGAGAAATCATGAAAgagtaaaaagaaagaataaataTAATCGGTAAATATAAGTAAACt is a window encoding:
- the LOC130946833 gene encoding serine/threonine-protein kinase STY46-like isoform X7, whose protein sequence is MQVRASSAVRSPQYFDTPATMMSFHPPPAFASSANLELDLCKSQLQAEDKSNNFNFYAHYASNSCRPVHEITISTNDKPKLLSQLTSLISETGLDIQEAHAFSTLDGYSLDVFVVGGWAVEETEKLKHVLAKKMQKLEKQPQLKENGTINTAEQGNTGFKFISSHVNFATNRNDVWDERCLRCEKKIASGSFSDLYKGIFCNQDVAIKVLKDDHLNENIQREFYQEIYILSKIQHKNVVRFFGACTKPPNHYLVTEYMSGGSMYDFLHIKKAALSLPWLLKVAIEVSEGMKYLHQNDIIHRDLKTANLLMDDKGVVKVADFGVARVNNQSGVMTAETGTYRWMAPEVIEHKPYDHKADVYSFGIVLWELLTGKLPYEHLSPLHAAVGVAQKGLRPEIPRHTHPMLVELIHRCWHQDPSSRPDFTEILEFLLHITMKVAGKGEVKEMYETFSG
- the LOC130946833 gene encoding serine/threonine-protein kinase STY46-like isoform X6, whose amino-acid sequence is MGDTESRGSRVCNSWWNQSGRKQKQKVEVYGEVLSRLKGLNVKEASVPGFDDELWAHFYYLPTRYALDMNVERAQDVLMHKRLLHMARFPTIATGPAIEVRLVQGSVAGTCIMQVRASSAVRSPQYFDTPATMMSFHPPPAFASSANLELDLCKSQLQAEDKSNNFNFYAHYASNSCRPVHEITISTNDKPKLLSQLTSLISETGLDIQEAHAFSTLDGYSLDVFVVGGWAVEETEKLKHVLAKKMQKLEKQPQLKENGTINTAEQGNTGFKFISSHVNFATNRNDVWDERCLRCEKKIASGSFSDLYKGIFCNQDVAIKVLKDDHLNENIQREFYQEIYILSKIQHKNVVRFFGACTKPPNHYLVTEYMSGGSMYDFLHIKKAALSLPWLLKVAIEVSEGMKYLHQNDIIHRDLKTANLLMDDKGVVKVADFGVARVNNQSGVMTAETGTYRWMAPEVIEHKPYDHKADVYSFGIVLWELLTGKLPYEHLSPLHAAVGVAQKGLRPEIPRHTHPMLVELIHRCWHQDPSSRPDFTEILEFLLHITMKVFSD
- the LOC130946833 gene encoding serine/threonine-protein kinase STY46-like isoform X3 codes for the protein MGDTESRGSRVCNSWWNQSGRKQKQKVEVYGEVLSRLKGLNVKEASVPGFDDELWAHFYYLPTRYALDMNVERAQDVLMHKRLLHMARFPTIATGPAIEVRLVQGSVAGTCIMQVRASSAVRSPQYFDTPATMMSFHPPPAFASSANLELDLCKSQLQAEDKSNNFNFYAHYARPVHEITISTNDKPKLLSQLTSLISETGLDIQEAHAFSTLDGYSLDVFVVGGWAVEETEKLKHVLAKKMQKLEKQPQLKENGTINTAEQGNTGFKFISSHVNFATNRNDVWDERCLRCEKKIASGSFSDLYKGIFCNQDVAIKVLKDDHLNENIQREFYQEIYILSKIQHKNVVRFFGACTKPPNHYLVTEYMSGGSMYDFLHIKKAALSLPWLLKVAIEVSEGMKYLHQNDIIHRDLKTANLLMDDKGVVKVADFGVARVNNQSGVMTAETGTYRWMAPEVIEHKPYDHKADVYSFGIVLWELLTGKLPYEHLSPLHAAVGVAQKGLRPEIPRHTHPMLVELIHRCWHQDPSSRPDFTEILEFLLHITMKVAGKGEVKEMYETFSG
- the LOC130946833 gene encoding serine/threonine-protein kinase STY46-like isoform X2 gives rise to the protein MGDTESRGSRVCNSWWNQSGRKQKQKVEVYGEVLSRLKGLNVKEASVPGFDDELWAHFYYLPTRYALDMNVERAQDVLMHKRLLHMARFPTIATGPAIEVRLVQGSVAGTCIMQVRASSAVRSPQYFDTPATMMSFHPPPAFASSANLELDLCKSQLQAEDKSNNFNFYAHYASNSCRPVHEITISTNDKPKLLSQLTSLISETGLDIQEAHAFSTLDGYSLDVFVVGGWAVEETEKLKHVLAKKMQKLEQPQLKENGTINTAEQGNTGFKFISSHVNFATNRNDVWDERCLRCEKKIASGSFSDLYKGIFCNQDVAIKVLKDDHLNENIQREFYQEIYILSKIQHKNVVRFFGACTKPPNHYLVTEYMSGGSMYDFLHIKKAALSLPWLLKVAIEVSEGMKYLHQNDIIHRDLKTANLLMDDKGVVKVADFGVARVNNQSGVMTAETGTYRWMAPEVIEHKPYDHKADVYSFGIVLWELLTGKLPYEHLSPLHAAVGVAQKGLRPEIPRHTHPMLVELIHRCWHQDPSSRPDFTEILEFLLHITMKVAGKGEVKEMYETFSG
- the LOC130946833 gene encoding serine/threonine-protein kinase STY46-like isoform X4; translation: MGDTESRGSRVCNSWWNQSGRKQKQKVEVYGEVLSRLKGLNVKEASVPGFDDELWAHFYYLPTRYALDMNVERAQDVLMHKRLLHMARFPTIATGPAIEGSVAGTCIMQVRASSAVRSPQYFDTPATMMSFHPPPAFASSANLELDLCKSQLQAEDKSNNFNFYAHYASNSCRPVHEITISTNDKPKLLSQLTSLISETGLDIQEAHAFSTLDGYSLDVFVVGGWAVEETEKLKHVLAKKMQKLEKQPQLKENGTINTAEQGNTGFKFISSHVNFATNRNDVWDERCLRCEKKIASGSFSDLYKGIFCNQDVAIKVLKDDHLNENIQREFYQEIYILSKIQHKNVVRFFGACTKPPNHYLVTEYMSGGSMYDFLHIKKAALSLPWLLKVAIEVSEGMKYLHQNDIIHRDLKTANLLMDDKGVVKVADFGVARVNNQSGVMTAETGTYRWMAPEVIEHKPYDHKADVYSFGIVLWELLTGKLPYEHLSPLHAAVGVAQKGLRPEIPRHTHPMLVELIHRCWHQDPSSRPDFTEILEFLLHITMKVAGKGEVKEMYETFSG
- the LOC130946833 gene encoding serine/threonine-protein kinase STY46-like isoform X1, whose amino-acid sequence is MGDTESRGSRVCNSWWNQSGRKQKQKVEVYGEVLSRLKGLNVKEASVPGFDDELWAHFYYLPTRYALDMNVERAQDVLMHKRLLHMARFPTIATGPAIEVRLVQGSVAGTCIMQVRASSAVRSPQYFDTPATMMSFHPPPAFASSANLELDLCKSQLQAEDKSNNFNFYAHYASNSCRPVHEITISTNDKPKLLSQLTSLISETGLDIQEAHAFSTLDGYSLDVFVVGGWAVEETEKLKHVLAKKMQKLEKQPQLKENGTINTAEQGNTGFKFISSHVNFATNRNDVWDERCLRCEKKIASGSFSDLYKGIFCNQDVAIKVLKDDHLNENIQREFYQEIYILSKIQHKNVVRFFGACTKPPNHYLVTEYMSGGSMYDFLHIKKAALSLPWLLKVAIEVSEGMKYLHQNDIIHRDLKTANLLMDDKGVVKVADFGVARVNNQSGVMTAETGTYRWMAPEVIEHKPYDHKADVYSFGIVLWELLTGKLPYEHLSPLHAAVGVAQKGLRPEIPRHTHPMLVELIHRCWHQDPSSRPDFTEILEFLLHITMKVAGKGEVKEMYETFSG
- the LOC130946833 gene encoding serine/threonine-protein kinase STY46-like isoform X5 produces the protein MGDTESRGSRVCNSWWNQSGRKQKQKVEVYGEVLSRLKGLNVKEASVPGFDDELWAHFYYLPTRYALDMNVERAQDVLMHKRLLHMARFPTIATGPAIEVRLVQVRASSAVRSPQYFDTPATMMSFHPPPAFASSANLELDLCKSQLQAEDKSNNFNFYAHYASNSCRPVHEITISTNDKPKLLSQLTSLISETGLDIQEAHAFSTLDGYSLDVFVVGGWAVEETEKLKHVLAKKMQKLEKQPQLKENGTINTAEQGNTGFKFISSHVNFATNRNDVWDERCLRCEKKIASGSFSDLYKGIFCNQDVAIKVLKDDHLNENIQREFYQEIYILSKIQHKNVVRFFGACTKPPNHYLVTEYMSGGSMYDFLHIKKAALSLPWLLKVAIEVSEGMKYLHQNDIIHRDLKTANLLMDDKGVVKVADFGVARVNNQSGVMTAETGTYRWMAPEVIEHKPYDHKADVYSFGIVLWELLTGKLPYEHLSPLHAAVGVAQKGLRPEIPRHTHPMLVELIHRCWHQDPSSRPDFTEILEFLLHITMKVAGKGEVKEMYETFSG